Proteins encoded together in one Candidatus Xianfuyuplasma coldseepsis window:
- a CDS encoding VOC family protein, protein MYRYPSSIVFLYYDNFAYGTMFMEDVLEVQLVMDQGFARVYQISSTSYIGIVQKQVHHNDAGSTLISLNTATLQEEYNRIQQLNVENCTEIQYMKQIPLHSFFFEDKEGHRFEIQQFDNDENLKQFTRVG, encoded by the coding sequence ATGTACCGATATCCGTCGAGTATTGTATTTTTGTATTATGATAATTTTGCGTATGGAACTATGTTTATGGAAGATGTACTTGAGGTACAACTTGTTATGGATCAAGGGTTTGCGAGGGTCTATCAAATCAGTTCGACCTCCTATATAGGGATCGTACAAAAGCAAGTCCACCATAATGATGCGGGAAGTACGCTCATCAGTTTAAATACAGCAACACTACAAGAGGAGTACAACCGTATACAACAGTTAAATGTCGAAAATTGTACAGAGATTCAATACATGAAACAGATACCTCTTCACTCGTTCTTTTTTGAAGATAAGGAAGGGCATCGTTTTGAGATTCAACAGTTTGACAACGATGAGAATCTGAAGCAGTTTACGCGTGTGGGGTAG